CTGAAGAAGTGAGTATGTATTTTTCAACTAAACACATTTCAAAAAGATGTATATTTAAATGACAGGTAGTGTATGTCGACTTAACATGACAGTTATACACTGTGTATTTCAAACACAAACTTACAGCcaaaatcattaatttattgatGTGACAGATACTGCTCTGAAACCTCATGTCAATTTATTTAGCATCTGATTCTAATGTAACAGGAAAGGAGAAATGCAGTGGTCAGTCCAGGATTCAAACCTAGGACCTCCGAACAATAGCTAAATGCTCTACCGCTAAGCTACCTCTGGAcacccagtccaatcctgctacattCTTCCGGTCGCATTCTTCCCtcctttttcaaagtctttgCCCTCACAGACATTCAAGACTCTTATCATGTGGGTATTTTAGGCCTAGTTGCATTGggaaccatttttttttaacaggagaaaatgtagcgaccagTTTGGGATTGGAACCTGGGACCTCCTAACACTAGCCAATGCAAATGCTCTACCAATGAGCTaccaccgatgatcgacccagtccaatacTGCTACACTAATACAAGACTAAAGGCCAAGGGCTCGCCTCCTATAAATCTAAATAGGCCCCTGATCATGATTTTTAGTTGCAGGGGTGTAACTCCTTGCGAAATGACCGACTTCAGTTCACAAGTTAGGGCACTCAAGGAGAGCCTAATCGGCGTATGATACGCAAATAAGTGGTTATCCACGACCTGATAATTAGCTCAAAACATgcaatattacataaataatgaGAAAATATTGCATCAGAAAGTTTATTTCCAAGTATGAATCTTAGTATCTGCATGATTAAATGAAGACTTCTTTacgtttttatttcattttagagtcaaaattatgatttaatcatGGTAAACAGTTAATCTTTCAAATAAACCCTTACCCGATTTTTCCAGCTCTTTGGCAGCCTTTGCAGCTCGTTCTAGGGCAGTGGAATCGAATGAATATTTTTCCATCTTTCCTCCTGATGGTGGCTGTCCAATTTGGTTTGCGCCATCAGCCCCTGGTTTATCTGGAGGCATGCCACCAAAGCTACCTGGTGGCACACCACCCGGTGTTGTTGGTTTCCCTGTTCCAAACAACCACGACATTTCGTTTGCAACCCAATTCGGCTTTCAACCTTGATGTCAAACACACGTGTGTAAGTTTTCCCCGGTTCTGCGTAACACTCATTTCCGGTTGATACACTAAGGGGTACTACCTGTTGATCCGCTCTATAAGCGGTTCGTACCCAGTCGTAACACGCTGGTTTACTGTTCAATGCcaacattttcattttgaaggGTTCAAAACAGATAACTTAACGTCGcttgtatttttaaaatatcataacatTAAATGAagcaagaaaaaataatatatttcaagaaaaaataatatattttaagaaatatttgtaCTATGACAGAAAAAACAAACTTTCATAAATGTCTTTCAAAACGCGTGCATTTACAGTAATCCATATTTCTTCAGTGAATGTACATTAAGTATATgccaaaatgttataaatatttgtagagTAGACCAATTACATGCACAAAGTGCAccataatttattattattaaaaacattttttttttgtatatggccagaaacacatatacatagagattggcaacttcgccttttttacgatcggcagcggtacctctgtatgtccctaggggcttttagataaactctaAAATACTCAAATACAACAGAATATTTAACTTtcatatgttataaaagttaagtaattttcagatggtttgagtactaTTTTGGGaaagactatatatatatatattaataaaacaaaatgcacttccggttttgaatgactgattttcgaaaaaccaggtaaaattgcttattttcatactctcaaaaatcatattaaataacatcatttGGGAAAACTGATCATATCAACCATGATatattgtttaaactttgtgttgatgcaaaaatgtcatgtttaaaagaaaacacttaaaagtagttagccaaggggaaatgcctataaactggaggtcctTCTGACTGTCCACATAGATAAAGAaagagtttccaatctctatatttatatatgtttctgatatggCCAACATCTTTGATCCTATATTGCTGTAAGTGGCAAGCATGATAGTCCGTTCTGGTTATTGAAACTATAATAACTATATAATGTACCTACATTTATTTtggaggccatcttggattttcttttattaatattttttttttttattttatcacataacagAAGTCTTATCCTTCATTCTAGAACTGATTTGGTCATATATCATCAACTAATGAaaaagttgtaatattttcTATGTTTTTGTTCAATATTCAATATGGCAACCCTCTTGATGACATAATGACTGAATGGAAGTGTATAGAAAAgcaggattttttttaactatataCCTCATTCAAATGAGAAATATTTTGAGGTATAATTCGCCTGCAGAAATTCTTGAAGCAACCTATTTTTtcttgatgtttttttttatcaattatacattgtacaattgGTATttagacagccatcttggattttcataTATCTAATTTTACAGAGGACTCCAGCTTTTTGCATAATGGTTCTAtgtgaataaaaaaatgtacttaattaaaaaaattaccaaAGTTATATCAGTTTTAATCTATTGGCAAAAGttattcattttgataacaTCATACTGGTAAAAGAAACTTCAGCACCTTCTAATACCCTCATCAATAAGTCATACAGATTTAtgtaattatctatatatgtatatatttcctTCATGTTGCACATTTTAAAGAAGGTTTGGATGTCCTAACAGCCAGGGATTACTAGCCAGGTTTGTTGTAAGCGGATTCAGTTCAACAGACAATAATGGGAAAAAAGAACGTTTTATGTCGGGACATTTTAGAAACAATGGACTAATGTGGATTACAACCTATGCCTGTAACATTCAGTTCAACAGACAATAATTAAAAAGAACGTTTAATTTTAGAAACAATGGACAAATAAAAAGTTTCACAAAACTTTATTACcataacaaacaataatttgatcttcataatatatatttcattcaatttcaaaatatttcattaaatcaaATTTAACAGAAATTGGGAGGcgcaatacatgtattacctaTTTAAGCTCTCTCCCTTTCATCTTCATAtcaattaatataatttcaaGTTAATGAAGTGTATAAATGTAATCTGGTTACCATATAAAATGTGATATCTGTTTTTTGAGTTAATTGGCAAAAAGGgttaatattgaaatacaaatccTTGCCTATCATTTCTACAAAGACTCTAACACCCTGAAAggcatttgtaaaataaaaacagttgAGCCTTGTTCACAGGACTTAGAGGAGTTAGGTTGGTCCCAATAAAATGTAAGATAACATATTCAGTACTCTGACAATCAAACACTATCAGAAAAGATCCACATTTGCATCAACCTCCAGGAAACCAGGTTtgcatgtatttgtaaaaaggTCAAGAAAAGAAGGCATGCGAAACAAAGAATGTAATTGTGAAATAAAACTATTAATCAAAGAAGTTATTTAAGAAAACCAATCCACATTATCATgccatttaaaacaatttatctatatatttcaGATGAATGAAACACACCCATCAAAGGATATAActtagaagaaaaataaaataactctGGTACACATCAATACCTTCATTTACCAAAAACATATCTATTGTGATTCTTTTGCAAAGTTGATTTTAGTACAAATACTTTCACCAAATGAGATGATAAAACACACTTTTTAATTAAGCATAATAAAGCCCAGATACATACATACTAATACAAACCTGTGTCATATAAACTTTTAATGAAAACCATCCAAAATTGTTGCATTATATCTATGCTACAATTTACCAAAATACATTCCATAAAATTCACTGAAAAGAATACAGTAACAATAAATAGTCAAATGGCAGAAATGATTCAACAGATCAAAAagaataccattgaaattcaacatttttgggaaattataaatatattttacatataccatatttgacccaataaacgCCAAAAATGAAAAGGATATGCTTATATGGTTTTGGTCTGTCCTTATGCCCGGGAAATTGCAATTGAGTCCTCAAAATgggaaggggcgcttatagCTATAGGGACATGGACgattattgggttgaatacagtatatgtaatTGGGAAGGGGCAcatatagggacatgggcgcttattggatcaaatacagtatgtataacttgctgttgtatttttttttttttaatttggacATATAAACAACACATGTTGAaatgtaaattgaattattacaacaacaaaatcaataacGAAAATATTCAACTTTGTGTATACAAAATAAGATTTGTCATATCTTTCAtctttatgtattttgtattccCTACTATATTTCTCTCATCTATTACACATACTCCGTAAATTCCCTTTGTTATGTAAAATATCTCTCGGACAAAACAAGCACCAATATAATTACTTTCAAATCAATGTATCTCAAATCACTTCCATTGCAGGTCCTCACATTAATGCATTTTTTACCAATCCAGCCACTGAACCAATGAAATGTTCTctttaatatcatatacattCCCACAATCACCAATCACAGCCATTGTAAGTTTTTACCAATTAGATTCTCTATTTTATATAGGCAATGTCTTTTGAACTGTTTTTGATGCAGCtgcataaaatattttagaaaaaaacttCATGCCAGTCTGGCCTCCAGGAATATAACTTACAATGTAcctgttgaaaaaaaaattaataaaattataatgcaaaaataataacaacTGAAACAAGTTTTAAAGGAAAACAATTACCGGCTTAACTTACTGGAATAAATGCTGACTAGATATACAATTAAGATGTTAAATATTGTCAAGACTTACATGAACATGTAAGTCGACAGTTTTGAATATGATTATATGTTAAACTTCAATTAGACCTTAATGTTCTCATTGCTACATTTTTTTCCACACATTTAAATGTAGTATTATGAACTTGTGTTTCATGctgtatgatttactttatGGAAAATGAATGTATTTTACAGTATGTGCATGTAGTTACAGATTTAAATGAGTCTACATACCATACTAAAGCAAGGATTTGTCCAACTGCACATATAACTGTAAATATTGTACTTCTTGCCTGTTTTAACACGAAAAGGAAGAATATTAGATGAAGCATCAGATAACAGAATCATGTGCACACAGAGAAGTTAGTGGTCTATAAGATGTAAATGTACGTATCAAGACAATTCatcaaatttgaataaaataactaAATGAGCTATAGTGATATAGAGAAATTTgcaataatgataaatattagaAACTAACAATTATGCATTGATAATTAAAGACCAAAACCATAATTGAAAATTATGTTTGATAGAAAAGAATATAGAATTACcttgtaatattatttttcattatccGGGACAATTTCCTTATTTTCTTAAGTAATGATTTGCATAATTTGcaacatttaataaatatatacaatatatccaacaaattatattaattagGTTGAATCATATCAAAAGGTTCAAGATGAATTAATTCACCTAACTTTTCTTGTAtttctatgtacctgaagatggccaTGAGGCCAAACATTTGTGAAAGAgacatttttactttttaaagtttatattaacTAAAGTTAAGGCAAATTTCTGAAATTGATTACATTACAAATTTACTACAAGAAGGACTATACATATGCCATATTTTGGACAAATCGTGACGTCGCTCCTACAAAGACCAATATTAAAAGTTGCATCTCGATCAGCTAACTCAATCACAATGAAAACCCGTAAATTGGCAATACAGAATAAAATACTCACCCACAGAGAAAAATATAAAGTGGCAAACATTGTTCCAAAATAGGCGACTGTAAAAGGCATACGCTCTACTGAAAAACAGATGTTTGATGTGGTTCATTGGGCCCCATAAcagagaaaaactgaaaataaaaggTAAACATATTAAAACAGTTACATTCATTGTAATGGATTGAGAGATACTGGTACTTcaaattcataaatatataagGGTATCCAGTAGAGGAACCCACCCATGAGTACGAATCTAGGAAAACTAAAGGTGTTGGCTCTATACCGGTACATCTCTTCCTTCTAAAAttcataaacataaataaaaacatttgctTTTGTAACATCTCATCTTTGTCtaactttatatataaactatatagttAAAAGAAAACATCCAAACTTTCAGGACACCTGTACACATACTGATTAAAAAGGCTTTTAACACAGTCATCTTAGATTCTGAgatatattttcacatttctGGTCTCAACTAACAAACCCTAATTCATAACCTTGTGTGAATATTACCAAAGAGGTATAACACCATAAAACTAGGATTACcccaattttgataaaatcaagATCTGAAGACACTAATACATTCATATAGGGTTATCAATTATTTGTAGCAGATTATGAGTCATTTAGGCACACAATTTTCACAATACCtggtatataacaataaattaaCGTCTAATATACCATACCAATCTGTCCAACTACGTTTGTATGTATACGTATCATATTTCCTATCtaaaattgattatttatcATTTCCTATCATAATTGAACAAaattcaaagatgctccactgctaacaaaaggtattttttctctatcaaaaacagcagcaaaagatttagtatttttcttcagttacaaaagtttcttactttacaccattaccaccattgaaaagtttaagcttctattttacttcaagataaaagtactaaaaataattaattgcatcccggaaaaattTCATggcactacatgtatatcctatATATTATGCAATCAAGTACTGATTGCTAATGAAGTAAAAACaaagttaattattttatattgttttttgtgttacatagacatatttatatgtacacgattaaacgtCAATTATTGATCAAATGATGTACATTAAACCAATTTTTTAGCAATGAAGTTTTGGTTTTAAGCAAGCAAGAATCTAAAATGTTAAAGGAGTCTGATAGTTGgcaaaatgaaataacaatatCATGTTACTGCACACATTCTTCAGGCGACATACTTTCTTGTCTTTTTCTTCTCCCTCACTCCCAATAATTATCTTGAGAACACTAATCAGCAGctattattaaaacattatatatgcACAATGTAAAGGAAGAGTTGCTTGATGTCtcaaaagattaaaaaaaaatttacctTGCAATTACAAAAACACTTCCAAGAGTATAAAGTACGGCAAACTTCCTCGCTTTAAGCACCAGTAACGGTATGTATAGACTTGCCTGAAAGTgaataacattgatatgattaaaataatgaaatgtatacatacaataaaaaaactCTTTTTCAATCAATTACACATGTAACACATTACACTCTGCATTTGAAGCATTTATATGCGGACataccaatattacatttttaaaaatattataatatcaattgctttttgaaaatctcaaatttcataagaAAAAGTGCTAGTTTTTATTACAGATTGGAttgttatattgataaatgCCTCTAACTTATATTAATGAACTCATTTAAACTACTTGGGATATTTACAAATAGGAATAGTTaccaaagaaaaacaaaaagttCCCATCAGTAAGCAGATCACAAATCCGAGTATCCTTTGTTTCTTGgtctggaaaaaaaataataaatttgcaaaatatttgaatatttcaaaacaaatttaatcTGTGGTCCAAGGTTTGACTCACTGCAGCAAATAGCTATCTAATTTACatgaaacatgtacatgtacactatatCTTGGCCgcttataaattatatatatgtagttatacAAATCATATATGTGATCATGTGCTACAACCACAAGTTGCATGTTCACTAGAAGTGTTAATATTTGAGATATTGGCATTCCTTTTTTCACATGGTCCATAAACAATAAATTCAAGATATAATTAGattattattatatgtacatgtaaacactAGCAGTGACAGTATACCGatagaaacatttttattttatcaattgaaTTCCAAGGACAGGGCTTTTCTTCAGCATGAATTATAATTCGAAAGAAATTGGCTCCCTTCCCATTGGCAAAGCCTctaatttttttcccaatttaattttagctttaatttccCAAAATTAAAGTTACATGAATCTATTTAAAAATTTTGGATGATGAAGTCACAATTAATAGAGACATCAATGTTGCGTATTTCAATTTGGAATATTAATGGAACCAaacattttcaaacatatttcagttatataattatcaagTAGTAagaataattttcatatttaaatcaatattttaataatatgaaaattatcaaaatatactgTCTTGGTATCAATGACAAGATACTTAAAACtgaataatatatttttctgtGGAATAAAGGCTTTTAATTCATCTATCTGTGAAAGGAGCGGgtcagtgtggtttgtacatatatagtgtttaatacggtctctgtcactgaGCTGACAGAGCATGCTTCTTTTGATCAGTTGGTAGAGCCGTAGTTTTTCACAACAGAGACcggggttcgattcctggtcaaGACATGTACTATGGAGAAGAatcatttctgtattttttccTGTTCTTCTACGCATACACACATTGACGCCTAACAACTGGGCCCGTTCCTAATGATGAAATATGTAGTTATGTTACATACActatagacgtgacctatcttatgcatatacatgtatcatcaatCATTAGGAACATTtaacgaggccctgtggtcaaatattaatgcattttaaataACCCATGGAAGGTGGTTAGAtacactcgggttgagatataggtaatcaaagaaaaaaatttctccctgttcttctacatgtCAAATGACTGTATATGTAGGTCTACAGCTGATTTACATGCATACAGGCATGTGTATTATTTGTGTTTACGTTACCAGACTGGGCAAGAGAGGATCCCTCTGTGCCTGAGAAAACCAGCTGTTAGCAACATCATCATTGTTTAGCGGCACTTCTTCCGATTTTCTAAATACATTTAACTTTCCTAAACTAAATCCACCAGAAGATTCCCTGTCGTCTGCTTCTGTAGACCCATTTGAAGAACCTCTTGATAAGTAGCTCTGCAAATCCTTGTTCAACCCTGCCATGTTGGAAGAAATATGTTACTTT
The nucleotide sequence above comes from Argopecten irradians isolate NY chromosome 1, Ai_NY, whole genome shotgun sequence. Encoded proteins:
- the LOC138317325 gene encoding LOW QUALITY PROTEIN: uncharacterized protein (The sequence of the model RefSeq protein was modified relative to this genomic sequence to represent the inferred CDS: deleted 1 base in 1 codon), whose amino-acid sequence is MAGLNKDLQSYLSRGSSNGSTEADDRESSGGFSLGKLNVFRKSEEVPLNNDDVANSWFSQAQRDPLLPSLTKKQRILGFVICLLMGTFCFSLASLYIPLLVLKARKFAVLYTLGSVFVIASFSLLWGPMNHIKHLFSVERMPFTVAYFGTMFATLYFSLWARSTIFTVICAVGQILALVWYIVSYIPGGQTGMKFFSKIFYAAASKTVQKTLPI